The proteins below come from a single Zhouia spongiae genomic window:
- a CDS encoding WD40 repeat domain-containing protein — protein MKSSLFGIYLLIVVSCNNAPSLEGMFTDKLTGNNAVSYTDVTYAGNKDTVLVTTYSGRVVYRFKNQEQENVLTQLNDEIYVVRYNPVQKQVALSTMQSGIVVIDAKNGKELHKLPVKESWCLKMGYSKNFEYLFASDQKGNRFVWTVNENYKPVNLYESMPKGAIKSIENNVIQLVAKGKVIYWNLTNSTTIKEVAIKFNDFEDIDADGNILNIDRNTLSLYNIPAATIKFTLQHPGWLRPLDNFSQASIDKYKKRGITIKNGYLEEPGYHLPLTSAIFGKDEIFTSSIDRSIRVWGKDSGKLLNSLTGHKATVNKIKLSDDKNQLVSIDLKGGIRFWQIQKNE, from the coding sequence ATGAAAAGTAGTCTATTTGGCATTTATCTTTTAATCGTTGTGTCGTGTAATAATGCTCCATCACTTGAAGGTATGTTTACAGATAAACTAACAGGAAATAACGCTGTATCTTATACTGATGTAACCTATGCCGGTAACAAAGATACTGTTTTGGTTACCACCTATAGCGGACGGGTAGTTTATCGCTTTAAAAATCAAGAACAGGAAAATGTACTCACTCAATTAAATGATGAAATTTATGTGGTACGTTACAACCCGGTTCAGAAACAGGTTGCACTGAGTACTATGCAATCGGGTATCGTTGTCATTGATGCTAAAAATGGAAAAGAACTACATAAACTACCGGTAAAAGAAAGTTGGTGTTTAAAAATGGGATATTCCAAAAATTTCGAATATCTCTTTGCCAGCGATCAAAAAGGAAATCGATTTGTATGGACCGTAAATGAAAATTACAAGCCGGTAAACCTCTACGAGTCAATGCCAAAAGGCGCTATTAAAAGTATAGAAAACAATGTAATTCAACTAGTCGCCAAAGGCAAGGTGATCTATTGGAATTTAACAAACAGCACCACCATCAAAGAAGTTGCAATAAAGTTTAATGATTTTGAGGATATCGATGCAGATGGAAACATTCTGAATATAGATCGTAATACTTTATCGCTATATAACATACCGGCAGCTACTATAAAATTTACACTGCAACACCCGGGGTGGTTACGCCCCTTGGATAATTTTAGCCAGGCTAGTATTGATAAATATAAAAAACGGGGCATCACAATAAAAAATGGATACCTGGAAGAACCTGGTTATCACTTGCCGCTTACTTCTGCCATATTTGGAAAAGATGAGATCTTTACCTCAAGTATAGACCGTTCTATAAGGGTATGGGGCAAAGATTCAGGCAAACTGCTTAATTCGCTAACAGGCCATAAGGCTACCGTTAACAAAATAAAGCTCTCAGACGACAAGAATCAATTGGTTTCAATCGATTTGAAGGGTGGTATAAGGTTTTGGCAAATACAAAAAAACGAATAA
- a CDS encoding beta-N-acetylhexosaminidase gives MKTTYTLMIFSVILLKATIVLSQENRLAIIPEPNYMELKEGVFEVKHNLKMNSSVEFQEIIDTTDYVKDVLEEVFKVSITREAKSSSDIIITRDHTLAEEAYVIDIRPDRIHIKVKNTTGFFYATQTLRQILFQSRVFKGSKTIPICYIKDEPRFSYRALMLDPARHFLPFEDIKKFIRAMSFYKFNKLHLHLTDDQGWRMEIKKYPELTSVGAWRDETEGDGVKHGGFYSQSQMKELVRYAKAYHIDIIPEIDMPGHSMSVLAAYPQLACFLDDFKVRTTPGVDKNLLCAGNDKVPGFYDDIIREVTTIFPYNKIHIGGDEAPTDNWEQCLKCQQKIKREGLKDEHGLMSAFFNKMNQILKKYNRQPMLWYEENVTSYPEGSTVFLWRKGTAERVVKATGEQGLKLICAPGEYAYLDYPESAAEKRYTFDWMQTLPLHQVYDFDPGYGLSAEDQRHIIGIEGCVWGERVYNINRAFYMTYPRALALAEAGWTATMNKSWERFSCKLQSNLVFLLNEGINFRVPFELFNED, from the coding sequence ATGAAAACAACGTATACTCTAATGATATTCTCGGTAATATTGTTAAAAGCAACTATCGTTTTATCACAAGAGAACCGTCTTGCAATTATTCCTGAGCCAAATTATATGGAATTAAAAGAAGGTGTATTTGAAGTTAAGCATAATTTAAAAATGAACTCTTCCGTAGAGTTTCAGGAAATTATCGATACTACAGATTATGTTAAAGATGTGCTGGAGGAAGTTTTTAAAGTTTCAATAACGAGAGAAGCAAAGAGTTCCAGCGATATAATTATTACGCGAGACCATACATTGGCGGAGGAGGCATATGTGATTGATATAAGGCCAGACAGGATCCATATAAAAGTCAAAAATACGACAGGCTTCTTTTATGCAACACAAACATTACGTCAAATACTTTTCCAGTCACGGGTGTTTAAAGGTTCCAAAACTATTCCTATATGTTATATAAAAGATGAACCCCGTTTTTCATACCGTGCATTGATGTTAGATCCTGCTCGTCATTTTCTTCCCTTTGAGGATATAAAAAAGTTTATAAGAGCAATGTCGTTCTACAAGTTTAATAAGCTTCATTTACACCTGACAGATGATCAGGGCTGGAGGATGGAAATAAAGAAATATCCTGAGTTAACCTCTGTCGGAGCATGGAGAGATGAAACAGAAGGAGATGGGGTAAAGCATGGAGGGTTCTATAGTCAATCCCAAATGAAGGAATTAGTAAGGTATGCTAAAGCGTATCATATAGATATTATCCCGGAAATTGACATGCCGGGACACAGCATGTCTGTGTTGGCAGCCTATCCGCAATTAGCTTGCTTTCTGGATGATTTTAAAGTGAGGACAACTCCGGGAGTAGACAAAAATTTACTGTGTGCCGGGAATGATAAAGTACCTGGGTTTTATGATGATATAATAAGAGAGGTAACGACTATTTTTCCCTATAATAAGATTCATATTGGGGGAGATGAAGCTCCTACAGATAACTGGGAACAATGTCTTAAATGTCAGCAAAAAATTAAACGCGAAGGATTAAAGGATGAGCATGGATTAATGTCTGCTTTTTTTAATAAGATGAATCAAATCCTTAAAAAATATAACAGACAACCTATGTTATGGTACGAGGAAAATGTAACTTCATATCCGGAGGGGAGTACCGTTTTTTTATGGCGAAAAGGAACTGCAGAGAGAGTCGTTAAAGCAACCGGAGAACAAGGGCTTAAACTAATCTGTGCACCCGGAGAGTATGCCTATTTAGATTATCCTGAGTCAGCAGCGGAAAAACGATATACTTTCGACTGGATGCAAACTTTACCTCTTCATCAGGTTTATGATTTCGATCCGGGGTATGGACTGAGTGCTGAGGATCAAAGGCATATTATCGGGATTGAGGGATGTGTTTGGGGAGAAAGGGTTTATAATATCAACAGGGCTTTTTATATGACTTACCCGAGAGCTTTAGCATTAGCAGAAGCCGGGTGGACAGCAACGATGAATAAGTCATGGGAAAGATTCTCCTGTAAACTTCAATCAAATCTTGTTTTTCTTTTAAATGAAGGCATAAATTTTCGGGTTCCGTTTGAGCTATTTAATGAGGACTGA
- a CDS encoding right-handed parallel beta-helix repeat-containing protein, producing the protein MNSIIKGCIYFILSINGTLLAQEKFFVSNNGSDSNEGTKKAPYQTINRAVNEIINNRNNGNKGEAIVYLRGGSYYFEKSVNISSDLSNITIAAFNHEQVVFHGGVSLPVDVVKDYKLSGNAKMIREIDLDKEEVPNLGNLRKVGFARPYGPSWAELFINKRPMELARWPNSGMIPLGEVIDGGAVPRQNDYNNRGGIFRYDSLRINKWKEEHDAWIAGYFMWGYADDMVGIKNIDTVHQTITTNSPTLYGFGDKKPWRQWYGVNILKELDEEGEYYIDRKNKRLYFISQNPVKNIEVSLLEEPFIHLQHAENVRIEGITFECSRGMGIAMDQTYRVTVANCVFRNLGSIGITVGQGIKPFEKYRHEGTGTPASGIVGSLQQHLYANPVFNRKSGSKNIITGCSFYQLGAGGVSLGGGDRLTLEEGHNVVENSVFYDINRIEKSYRPAVHLTGVGNQIRHCEMYNLPSMAILMHGNDHLIEYNYIHDVCLEVEDQGAVYYGRDPSERGNIIRYNFFRDIPDHYNTCAVYHDDGACGLQVFSNVFLNAGKWNALIGGGSDNVYINNIFIGSIYGIHIDNRLQNWSESLIEKNGLFEKRLKEVHYKKSPYKTAYPEIFEYFDTDPAVPKRNVFQQNNFINIQKDVIEGADAWIRFDSSNLIEEMDVFIKDRQGDDAGLNKEIKQLIKLKKIPLDSIRFLKY; encoded by the coding sequence ATGAATAGTATAATAAAAGGGTGTATATACTTCATTTTGTCAATAAACGGGACTTTACTGGCACAAGAGAAATTCTTTGTGTCTAACAATGGAAGTGATTCTAATGAAGGGACGAAGAAGGCTCCTTACCAAACAATTAACCGGGCTGTTAACGAAATCATTAATAACAGAAATAATGGTAACAAAGGAGAGGCAATTGTTTATTTAAGGGGAGGAAGCTATTACTTTGAAAAGTCTGTAAATATTTCTTCAGACCTTTCGAATATTACTATAGCAGCCTTTAATCATGAACAGGTTGTGTTTCATGGGGGAGTATCATTACCTGTGGATGTTGTAAAAGATTATAAATTATCCGGGAATGCTAAAATGATTAGGGAAATCGATCTGGATAAGGAAGAAGTTCCGAATCTGGGAAATCTCAGGAAAGTTGGGTTTGCACGTCCCTATGGCCCTTCCTGGGCAGAGCTATTTATAAATAAGCGTCCGATGGAGCTGGCCAGATGGCCCAATTCTGGAATGATACCTCTAGGGGAGGTGATAGACGGTGGGGCTGTTCCACGGCAAAATGATTATAACAACCGGGGAGGGATTTTTCGTTATGATTCCCTGAGAATTAATAAATGGAAGGAAGAACACGATGCCTGGATAGCAGGTTATTTTATGTGGGGATATGCCGATGATATGGTAGGTATTAAGAACATCGATACAGTACACCAAACAATAACAACAAACAGCCCCACATTATATGGATTTGGAGATAAAAAGCCATGGCGTCAGTGGTATGGTGTTAACATCCTGAAGGAACTGGACGAGGAAGGAGAATATTATATAGACCGGAAAAATAAAAGGCTTTACTTTATATCCCAGAATCCTGTTAAGAATATAGAGGTTTCTCTTCTGGAAGAGCCTTTTATCCACTTGCAGCATGCAGAAAATGTCAGAATAGAAGGGATAACATTCGAATGTTCCCGGGGAATGGGAATAGCCATGGATCAAACCTACAGGGTGACGGTTGCTAATTGTGTGTTTAGGAATCTTGGAAGTATAGGAATAACAGTCGGTCAGGGTATAAAGCCATTTGAGAAGTATAGACATGAGGGGACAGGAACTCCTGCCTCTGGCATTGTAGGAAGCCTTCAGCAACATCTTTACGCAAATCCTGTTTTTAATAGGAAATCAGGTTCGAAGAATATAATCACAGGCTGTTCTTTTTACCAATTAGGCGCCGGAGGTGTATCATTGGGCGGAGGCGATAGATTAACTTTAGAGGAAGGTCACAATGTAGTAGAGAATAGCGTATTTTATGACATCAACAGAATCGAAAAATCCTATCGTCCGGCAGTTCATCTCACAGGAGTGGGGAACCAGATCAGGCATTGCGAAATGTATAACCTGCCCAGTATGGCAATCTTAATGCACGGGAATGATCATTTAATTGAGTACAATTATATACATGATGTCTGTTTAGAGGTAGAAGATCAGGGAGCTGTTTATTATGGAAGGGATCCTTCGGAACGCGGTAATATAATCCGGTATAATTTTTTTAGGGATATTCCGGATCACTATAATACATGTGCTGTTTATCACGATGACGGAGCTTGTGGATTGCAGGTATTCTCCAATGTGTTTTTAAATGCCGGAAAATGGAATGCCCTTATTGGAGGCGGTTCAGACAATGTTTATATTAATAATATATTTATCGGGAGTATATATGGGATTCATATTGATAACAGGCTTCAGAACTGGTCTGAAAGCTTAATAGAAAAGAATGGTCTATTTGAAAAGCGTTTAAAAGAAGTTCATTACAAGAAGTCCCCATATAAAACAGCTTATCCCGAAATTTTTGAATACTTCGATACTGACCCGGCCGTACCAAAACGTAATGTATTTCAGCAAAACAATTTTATAAATATTCAGAAAGATGTTATTGAAGGGGCTGATGCGTGGATTCGTTTTGACTCAAGTAACCTGATAGAAGAAATGGATGTATTCATTAAAGACCGACAGGGGGATGATGCAGGTTTGAATAAAGAGATAAAACAGCTTATAAAACTTAAAAAAATACCTTTAGACTCGATAAGATTCTTAAAATATTAG
- a CDS encoding bifunctional 4-hydroxy-2-oxoglutarate aldolase/2-dehydro-3-deoxy-phosphogluconate aldolase, translating to MKEKINTILKLRETKIVPVFYHPDVFVCKEVIKTCYEAGIRVFEYTNRGAYAHEDFIILSKYVKEEFPGMVLGAGSVVDAPTAALFIQNGASFIVSPLLNPEIGRVCNRRKIVWIPGCATLTEIGNAHELGADIIKLFPAAQLGGPAFVKAVKGPCPWTEIMVTGGIEPTEEDLKSWFSAGVSSVGIGSSLFKKEWIEQGDYEKIKNSILKIKPFVK from the coding sequence ATGAAAGAAAAGATCAATACAATACTGAAATTAAGGGAAACAAAAATAGTCCCCGTATTTTATCATCCTGATGTGTTTGTGTGCAAGGAAGTTATAAAGACTTGTTATGAAGCAGGGATCAGGGTGTTTGAATACACCAACAGGGGAGCATATGCACACGAAGACTTTATCATCCTTAGTAAGTATGTAAAGGAAGAATTTCCGGGGATGGTTCTTGGAGCAGGTTCGGTAGTCGATGCCCCAACGGCAGCCCTGTTTATACAAAATGGAGCCTCTTTTATTGTATCACCTTTATTAAATCCGGAGATAGGCAGGGTTTGTAACCGGAGAAAAATAGTCTGGATACCGGGCTGTGCCACTTTAACGGAGATAGGTAATGCACATGAATTGGGAGCCGATATAATTAAATTATTCCCGGCCGCTCAGCTGGGAGGTCCGGCTTTTGTAAAAGCGGTTAAAGGGCCGTGTCCCTGGACAGAGATCATGGTTACAGGAGGGATCGAGCCAACGGAAGAAGACCTGAAATCCTGGTTTAGTGCAGGTGTAAGCAGCGTAGGTATCGGTTCGTCTTTATTTAAGAAGGAATGGATCGAACAAGGAGATTACGAAAAAATTAAAAATAGTATCCTAAAAATAAAACCCTTTGTGAAATAG
- a CDS encoding sugar kinase gives MEIKKVKIITFGEIMMRLSPPGQRRFSQATAFDLHFGGSEANVAVSLANYGLEASFVTKLPDNELSGTMVSDLKKRAVNTEDIVYGGDRIGTYFLETGASGRGSKVIYDRKYSSFDQMNPGEIDWSDIFKDATWFHWSGVTPAVSENAAKACLLAVQEASKMGLRISTDLNMRHKLWNWGKMPQEIMPELVSYSDVLFGDMAAFKTMLGIATEYIDLGEEGIDPGQCRPTVLKLRTVYPKLNEIIVSFRNSASSSTNLYAGVLFSANEVFKSQVYKITDIVDRVGTGDAFVGGVIYGINKFNDLEKAIEFGVSAASLKHSILGDFNLITAQEVIDGMSLKKRTNISR, from the coding sequence ATGGAAATTAAGAAGGTTAAAATAATCACATTCGGAGAAATAATGATGCGGTTATCGCCCCCTGGTCAGCGGAGGTTTTCTCAGGCCACTGCTTTCGACCTTCATTTTGGAGGCAGTGAGGCCAATGTGGCAGTATCATTGGCTAATTATGGGCTGGAGGCATCCTTTGTGACAAAACTTCCTGATAACGAATTGTCGGGAACGATGGTATCCGACCTTAAAAAAAGGGCTGTCAATACAGAAGATATCGTATATGGCGGCGATCGTATAGGAACCTATTTTTTAGAAACCGGAGCCTCGGGCAGGGGGAGTAAAGTGATCTACGACCGAAAGTATTCATCTTTCGATCAAATGAATCCGGGAGAAATCGACTGGAGTGATATATTTAAAGATGCTACCTGGTTTCATTGGTCGGGTGTTACTCCGGCCGTTTCCGAGAATGCAGCAAAAGCATGTTTATTGGCGGTACAGGAGGCCTCTAAGATGGGTTTAAGGATATCGACAGACCTTAATATGCGTCATAAGCTTTGGAATTGGGGGAAGATGCCTCAGGAAATAATGCCCGAACTGGTATCTTATAGCGATGTCCTGTTTGGCGATATGGCAGCATTTAAAACCATGTTGGGTATAGCCACGGAATATATCGATCTGGGAGAAGAAGGCATAGATCCCGGTCAGTGCCGGCCAACGGTTTTGAAACTGAGGACTGTATACCCGAAGTTGAATGAAATTATAGTAAGTTTTAGAAATTCAGCTAGTAGCAGTACCAACCTATACGCCGGAGTACTGTTTTCAGCCAATGAAGTGTTTAAAAGTCAGGTATATAAGATCACAGATATTGTAGATAGGGTAGGCACCGGAGATGCTTTTGTAGGAGGAGTAATATATGGGATCAATAAATTCAATGATCTGGAAAAGGCTATTGAGTTCGGGGTGTCTGCAGCTTCCTTAAAGCACAGTATCCTGGGAGACTTTAACCTGATTACCGCTCAGGAGGTGATCGATGGTATGAGTTTAAAAAAGAGGACGAACATATCGAGATAA
- a CDS encoding OmpA family protein has product MKKLFTSLLVLSFVLACKNNTEKKDDVIKAPAATEIQNTDNTNSSSDIVEESNENGREQKFNIEDIPVSEADLGEFPFFSFPEGLTALNKPIQRKFDRLYFPIDGIMTPIEGKVWKTNVTDDDNSGDEWSLPYFIKSYEEVIKEVGGVKIFDGEITYEEYEKYHDNAEYLGEDGSIGYMGQKIKVYVIRQADGGDVYIQFTGDSAGGGLNILQKEPFKQTITILKSDKILKDLENTGKAILYINFDLDKSTLQAKGKDAVAEIAKALEDNESMNVAIHGYTDNSGNDAHNQQLSEARALTVLNALTGLGIDPSRLSSKGFGAQNPITENTTEEGRAKNRRVELIKL; this is encoded by the coding sequence ATGAAAAAACTGTTTACCTCCTTATTAGTCCTGTCATTCGTATTGGCTTGTAAAAACAATACCGAAAAAAAGGATGATGTTATTAAAGCTCCTGCTGCCACCGAAATACAAAACACCGATAACACAAACTCTTCTTCCGATATCGTTGAGGAATCTAATGAGAATGGCCGGGAGCAAAAATTCAATATAGAAGACATTCCGGTTTCTGAAGCCGACCTTGGAGAGTTCCCTTTCTTTAGCTTTCCCGAAGGATTGACAGCACTTAACAAACCCATACAAAGAAAATTTGACAGGTTGTATTTCCCTATAGATGGTATCATGACCCCAATAGAAGGAAAGGTATGGAAAACCAATGTTACTGACGATGATAATTCTGGCGATGAATGGTCGTTGCCTTATTTTATAAAAAGTTACGAAGAAGTCATAAAAGAGGTTGGCGGGGTTAAAATATTCGACGGGGAAATAACCTATGAAGAATATGAAAAATACCATGACAATGCCGAATACCTGGGTGAAGACGGTTCTATTGGCTATATGGGGCAAAAGATCAAGGTTTATGTCATCAGGCAAGCCGATGGTGGTGATGTTTATATACAATTTACGGGCGACTCCGCAGGAGGTGGCCTGAACATCCTTCAAAAAGAACCTTTTAAACAGACGATTACAATCCTTAAATCGGATAAGATTCTGAAAGATCTGGAAAATACCGGAAAGGCCATTTTATACATCAATTTTGACCTCGATAAATCGACCCTGCAAGCTAAAGGCAAAGATGCTGTAGCTGAAATCGCCAAGGCGCTTGAGGACAACGAGTCCATGAATGTTGCCATACACGGGTACACAGATAATTCGGGAAATGATGCACATAACCAGCAACTCTCGGAAGCAAGGGCACTAACGGTACTCAATGCCCTGACCGGTTTGGGTATTGACCCTTCGAGACTCTCGTCAAAAGGTTTCGGCGCGCAGAATCCCATAACTGAAAACACTACCGAAGAAGGAAGGGCAAAAAACAGGAGAGTCGAACTGATCAAACTTTGA
- a CDS encoding CocE/NonD family hydrolase: MKCLFYTLFILMTHAGISAQQSTKNDSLYIIRDSVSIPTRSGVDIAAVIVQKKNDTIPLPAILFYTTYYQGKTDNYFAKISADRGYVGVLAYARGIKTDLKHYAPYEHEATDIYDIIAWISKQPWCNGDVGMYGGSYTGFSQWSAVKNVHPALKTIVPQVAVMPGFDVPMENNVQMNLGLYWSHDNIYKRKPIRRSLPFEWFENGIAFKDMDSLLGYKNAIFQKWLQHPAYDTYWQSMVPTAKEYGDINIPVLSTTGYYDGSQIGAIQYFKLHNKYNKKADHYIVIGPYDHWGGQRNPAKNLMGYEIDDVANVSMVDLAYQWFDYILKGAPKPELLKNKINYQVMGTNEWRHVSTMRDINNDTLTFFLDHKNLSTSKPGKGFEKQMVDFKDRENQNNYFTPEIIFDTLDASNGLIYTSEPLEKDVVVNGSFSGHLFATINKKDIDISLAIYEQMPDGKYFFLTRFVGRASYAKDNSKRQLLQPGKKENIPISNTRFVSKKISKGSRLVILLNINKHPFEVINYGSGKPVPFETIKDAGKPLQIKWHNDSFIKVPVWKD, translated from the coding sequence ATGAAGTGTTTATTTTATACTCTTTTTATCTTAATGACCCATGCTGGTATATCAGCCCAACAGTCAACAAAAAATGATAGTCTCTACATTATCAGGGATAGTGTTAGTATTCCTACCCGAAGCGGAGTAGATATAGCCGCAGTGATTGTCCAGAAAAAAAACGATACTATTCCATTGCCGGCTATTTTGTTTTATACCACATATTATCAAGGTAAAACCGATAATTATTTTGCCAAGATTTCAGCAGATCGCGGTTATGTTGGAGTTCTTGCGTATGCCCGAGGAATAAAAACCGATTTAAAACACTACGCTCCCTATGAACATGAAGCTACGGATATTTATGATATTATAGCATGGATTAGCAAACAACCCTGGTGTAACGGAGATGTTGGTATGTACGGAGGAAGCTATACCGGGTTTTCGCAATGGTCTGCAGTAAAAAACGTTCATCCCGCATTAAAAACCATTGTTCCCCAGGTTGCTGTTATGCCTGGTTTTGATGTTCCGATGGAAAATAATGTACAAATGAATTTAGGATTGTATTGGTCGCATGATAATATTTATAAACGAAAGCCTATCAGACGAAGCCTCCCATTTGAATGGTTCGAAAACGGAATCGCCTTTAAGGACATGGATAGCCTGTTAGGTTATAAAAACGCCATATTTCAAAAATGGCTGCAACACCCTGCTTATGATACTTATTGGCAATCAATGGTTCCAACGGCTAAAGAATACGGCGACATAAACATTCCTGTATTATCGACAACCGGATATTACGACGGTTCACAGATTGGAGCCATCCAATATTTTAAACTGCATAATAAATATAATAAAAAAGCAGACCACTATATTGTGATCGGGCCGTATGATCACTGGGGCGGACAGCGGAATCCCGCAAAAAACCTGATGGGATATGAAATTGATGACGTTGCCAATGTGAGTATGGTGGACTTGGCTTATCAATGGTTCGATTATATCCTAAAAGGAGCTCCTAAGCCTGAATTACTGAAAAACAAAATAAACTATCAGGTAATGGGCACCAATGAATGGAGACATGTATCAACCATGCGGGATATTAACAACGATACATTAACCTTTTTCCTGGATCACAAAAACCTCTCAACAAGTAAGCCCGGAAAGGGTTTTGAAAAACAAATGGTAGATTTCAAGGACAGGGAAAATCAAAACAACTACTTCACTCCGGAAATTATTTTTGACACTTTAGACGCCAGTAACGGATTAATCTATACCTCTGAGCCTTTAGAAAAAGATGTTGTGGTAAATGGCTCATTTTCGGGACACCTCTTTGCTACAATCAATAAAAAAGATATCGATATCTCATTGGCTATATACGAGCAGATGCCTGACGGAAAATATTTTTTCCTTACCCGATTTGTCGGCAGAGCCAGTTATGCCAAAGACAATAGCAAACGTCAACTGCTGCAACCGGGTAAAAAGGAGAATATCCCCATCAGTAATACGCGATTTGTAAGTAAAAAAATTAGCAAGGGAAGCCGTCTGGTAATTTTACTTAACATCAATAAACACCCTTTTGAAGTCATCAACTACGGTTCAGGAAAACCGGTTCCTTTCGAGACCATCAAAGATGCGGGAAAGCCATTGCAGATCAAATGGCATAATGATAGTTTTATTAAAGTCCCTGTATGGAAAGATTAA